One genomic segment of Chelmon rostratus isolate fCheRos1 chromosome 22, fCheRos1.pri, whole genome shotgun sequence includes these proteins:
- the LOC121625784 gene encoding 4-galactosyl-N-acetylglucosaminide 3-alpha-L-fucosyltransferase 9-like produces MSSSACQWTSLRQFVFSSLLVLGFVVLFCTYYNLEIKFPTFHTYMERGSHSCSTVNPDHNDTQMVQTAAVDTEPDTIVLIWMWPFGHKFNLSCRTFNIERCHLTDDKSLYHKAHGVIFHHRDIHGNLTSLPKETRPWFQKWVWQNMESPANSDPIPEVNHFFNLTCNYRLDSNIPVPYGHLVPVTPEDESFKLPAKDKLVCWVVSNWKPNYKRVQFYNEMKNHVMIHTYGREFDKDLTKQEYSKIVSSCKFYLSFENSIYKDYITEKLYRPMSLGTVPVVLGPSRQNYEDHIPGDSFIHVNDFSTPKELAERLIYLDQNNSKYMRYFNWRRRFKVKMSAFGREHACKTCGYLQNHRGYQVFHNLNKWYWG; encoded by the coding sequence ATGTCCTCCTCAGCCTGCCAGTGGACCTCTCTGCGCCAGTTTGTCTTCAGCAGCCTGTTGGTGTTGGGTTTTGTGGTTCTTTTCTGCACATACTACAACCTTGAAATCAAGTTCCCCACTTTTCATACTTACATGGAGAGAGGCAGTCATTCCTGTTCTACAGTTAATCCAGATCACAATGACACCCAGATGgtccagactgcagcagtggaCACTGAGCCTGATACTATTGTATTGATCTGGATGTGGCCATTTGGCCACAAATTTAATCTCAGCTGCCGAACTTTTAATATCGAAAGATGCCACCTGACAGATGACAAGTCACTGTACCACAAAGCCCACGGGGTTATCTTCCACCACAGGGACATTCATGGAAATCTAACAAGCTTACCCAAAGAGACGCGTCCCTGGTTTCAGAAATGGgtgtggcaaaatatggagtCGCCTGCAAACTCGGATCCAATCCCTGAGGTCAATCACTTTTTCAATTTGACATGCAATTATCGGCTTGATTCAAATATTCCTGTGCCTTATGGGCATCTGGTGCCAGTGACACCTGAAGATGAGAGTTTCAAATTGCCAGCAAAGGACAAGTTGGTCTGCTGGGTTGTGAGCAACTGGAAGCCGAACTATAAAAGAGTTCAGTTctacaatgaaatgaaaaatcatGTCATGATTCATACTTATGGAAGGGAATTTGACAAAGATCTCACTAAACAAGAGTATTCGAAGATAGTTTCTAGTTGTAAATTCTATCTCTCCTTTGAAAACTCCATATACAAAGACTATATCACAGAGAAGTTATACAGACCTATGAGTTTAGGAACTGTGCCAGTAGTTCTGGGCCCTTCAAGACAAAATTATGAGGACCATATCCCGGGAGATTCTTTCATTCATGTCAATGACTTTTCTACTCCAAAGGAGCTGGCAGAGAGGCTCATTTACCTTGACCAAAACAATTCTAAGTACATGAGATACTTTAACTGGAGGAGAAggtttaaagtgaaaatgtctgcGTTTGGCAGAGAACATGCTTGCAAAACTTGCGGCTACTTACAAAATCACAGAGGATACCAAGTTTTTCATAATCTCAACAAATGGTACTGGGGTtag